The Aspergillus flavus chromosome 2, complete sequence region AACAAGGTTGCTCCCTTCGTGCCAACTCACACCAAGCCAACGACAGGCGGCCACGCGGGACGTCAATTTCAGCCGTCAGACTACGTACTACGTAGGGCCCAGTTATTGGCGTAGTGCAGGCTGGAGAGTAATTATAAGCCCGGACAATGATAAAAGCCGACTTTACGGAAGGATCAAGGTCGTGTAGGGAGGAAAGTTTCCACCAGAGGTGAATACGAAGTGGCCGTGTGATTGAGGCTTGCTTTCCCAACACACCATAGACACTGCTCATGGCATCAACTTATCCCCGGGACGTGGTTGGCTGGAAAGCACCAAAAATACCCGGACGTCCTGCTCGTACCTTATCGCGAGATCACTCAGCATTCGGTAAGAAACCAGTGGCCACTTCACCAATGGGACAGCCTCGTGATGCTTCTATCGACTCCGGGCCCTGCCAAGACAGCACTAGTGGCGCTCCCTACAGCAAAAGAGCCCTAAACAACAATACTTGTCCGCTGAAAGACTCTGCGCGCTCTATCGGGTTCAATGGGCAGTCTCTGAAACTAGCCCAATCCCACTTCTGAGACCATGGTAGTAATGCCCAAGGAATGCTGTCATCAGAAACCTCGCCATCCCAGACACGCCTTTGTTTCTCCCCAGTCCATTCTATATTTAGTCGATTTACTCTATGGAAAATCAGTCATTGTATTTCTCGTAAGTCAATGTACAATTATAGTAACGTTATCGGTGGATCTTTCGAagcttttccctttttcctggCAGGCCGATCGCCCCGTCAATATACCGTGATATAGATTTCTCAAGCGTTCGAGACAAAGTGATTCACTCATCCcactatttaaatatacgCTCTTCCTGTCtatcctccttctttctcctcttcttcactACACTCGTTCAACTTTAGATTCCCTCgttttaaatatacttaataCTTTTATCCTTTCGGATCTATAATCAGTCACCATGCGTCTCTCTTACGCCATCTCTCTCTTGCCTCTGGCTGCTTCTGTTGGAGGTTTGTCTTACCGCACATAATGTAATATAGGGACACACGAACTGACTCCAGGTAGCTCTCCAGGTCACTTCCCCCAAGAAGGGTGAGGACGTTGACCTCTCCAAGTCCTTCACCGTGAAGTGGGATGCCGTCGAGTATGTCCATGTTACATCTTATTAACTAGTAGTTCTCGCAACGCAGACTAACAGAAGCACCAGTACCGACCCCTCTTCTTTCGATCTCTACATTGTCAACAACGCCGTCTACCCCAGCGTTGAGCAGAAGATCGCCTCCGACGTTGACTCCTCCAAGGGCTCCTACGATGTCTCTGGCCTGTCCGACCTGACCAACGGGTACAGTTCCTTGCCCGACCGAGAATTCGTGTCAAAATCCACTAACAATTGGGTACAGCAAGGGCTACCAGATCAACTTCCTCTCCAACTCCGCCAAGAACAGCGGTATCCTCGCTCAGTCCCAGCAGTTCAACGTCGAGGGCTCCTCTGAGTCCACCTCGACCGCCAGCGCCAGCGAGTCCAagaccaccaccgccgctACTGGCACTTCCACCGCTACTACTGGTACTGCTTCCTCCACCAAGACCTCCTCCACTGAGACCACTGAGActgcctcttcctccactggCCTCACTACCATTACCTCCACCGCCAGCCAGACTTCGACCGGTGTGAGCACTAACACTCTGTCGACGACAgtttcctcctccgcccgTGCCTCTGCTTCGGCCAGCGCTTCCGCCAACAGCACCTCTTCTGGCAGCACCCCCGTCTCCACCGGTGCCGGTGTCTCTCTCGCTGCGCCCGTCTCCGCCGCCGCTGGCCTCCTGATGGGTGTCTTGGCCCTCAACCTGTAAATTCGGTGAACCAGCCGACAGCAAGATCCGACCGGATCAGGACGATGTGAAGGAACGCGAACGCGGGTCATACAGTACACACGAATAAATTCGGAATGCTAGGGTTACTTCGATACATGATGTAATGGCCGTTGGGGGGTGATTGATGGGGAACGGAAATATAGAATATGTACATTTTTATTCACTTTGATTAATAGCATTTTGTCTATAGAATGCTGCCTACCTCTGTCAATCCTTTTACCAATAGTGAAATGCAAGGGTACATAAAAAATCACCatggagaaaaaaaggtactCTGTAGCCACGCTTTTCCCAAGCTTCTGCTGATCATCTTCTCGGCGAACTGCCGGATTGACTGTTGATCTACCGTTCTCTGTGGGTCTTTCACTGCACAGTTGTCATTTTATCGCCACTGGGCTATTTGGGCTCTCTATCAATATACGACGAGTATCTACCTACGCGTTTTGTTCTATTAGAATGGGAAGGATAAGAAGCAGGGCTACATCGCCGAGCAAACAATACCCTTGTGCATTAATGTCAGCCACAACGGCGATGGCTGATAGGATGGGTAACGATTTGAACCCTAAGTCCCCACTACAGCGACCCCAGTCCTGGACCCTTGCTTGATCATGACATTTCCCGTAGTCGACCGAGGCGATTGAGTGATCCGTCAAAATTACTCAGATAGTCAATGACGTAGGGGAACCGGATtattcaataaaaaaaaccgATATAACCGACGGCAAGTCCAATCCGAGACAAGTGACTCGTCTAATAGAATAGTCAAAGGCACATTTCTATtacccaaaaagaaagccgAGCAAGTAAGACCAATGTCTCAATAGTGTTTCCATAATCCATTTTGGAGAAGTCTGATcgcaaaaagagagagagagagaaaggtcagagacaaaaaaaaagagggccCACATAGCGTCCAGTAACCGATCTCCGGCCGTATGGTAAATACGGGTCATgcaattctttttctttttttctttttctttttttttttttttgttttcttttttgttgtctctGATTGTACTTTGGAACACTAGTGGGTCTTAGTGCTTTTGACGGAGTCAATGGAGACTATCGAATTTCTTGTTCGGTTTTGCCGAACTACTGCCGTCACTGGACAGGAAAAGCCCTTAAATGACCGCTTTGGGAAGCAATCCGTCTCCGGTCCACCGAGACTCCATAGATTAATCCGAGTATTTTTAGCGTGGCCATGACTTGGTCGTATTGATTAATCTGATAACTGATTGGATATGTATCTTGTTTGCTGGATGAAATGTCTTATAGTAATTTGGATTTTATTGACGTGAGCTTGCTGACATTATTGTCACGAGAAGGAGCACTACCATTAACTAAATTAGGGAGTTTCTAAGTATTATACAATCAAGAGATTGTTCGCTAGGTGGATTATTATTCATAGATTTTGTCATCACTGAGTCAGTTGCCGTTAGTCACTGGAaatgaagggaaaaaaagaaaagaataataaaaaaagggttTATCACTTACAATGGTTGGTGGAGGATGTCTCGGTCAGGTGCCGCTGAATTGACCCAGACGCTGACACTCATGCCATTCACGGGGAATACCCCATACCCCGACGCATCGATGGTAACAACGCTCTCGTGGCTCTGCATGATATCTGTCCACTGCTCGTTGGCGTGCTTCGGTCCGACGTACATGCGCTTTTCTGCTGCCGCGCCGTTGCTCATAATGCAGGCCATTCCGGATGGATGGCGCGCGTTTCCGTAACGTACAAATCCTGTTTCTTGGTTAGATGCATAGTTTGAAGATACGTATAGCATATTTATGGTCGAAATTTCAATTACAATCATAGAacagcaaagaaagacaaaaagaagagtaAAAGGAAATGTAAGTACTCACCTATACAGTTGGCTTGGTCAAAATAATCCTGCTGTTCCCCGTAAGCATACAGCTTTCGAGCCCGCGTGAGGATCGGAAGTTTGCCCTTGCAGGCTCGCTTCAATGGCTTGTCTCCTAGAGTCCCATAGAGGTCTCCGTAGAACACACATGGATGTCCATCTTTACGGAGGAGCACCAAGGCATATGCTAGCGGTTTGAAGTATTGTGCAACTGGGTTCTTCGATTCATTAGTTGATCAGTACGGTGTAGGGCGAAAGTAGAATACTCACTTCAAGCATTTGTCCGGGTACCTTAATGTTGTTAGTACAATCCATCATAGAAGGGATGCAATGTCCACTTACTGTGTCATGGTTCGAAACAAATGTCTATAGGAGATTATTGTCAGTATAACAGTTCTTGCCACATCTTCTACAATCACTCACCAAAGCATTCTCGGGTTTGCTCTGCACCAAAGTACCCTTGAATATCTTACGAAGATCGCCTCCCTTCGTGTATGATGTCCTACACAGATTCACAACGAGAGGCACATCGACCGCCGTCACCGAATGATCCAACTGCTGGAGATACCCCAAAAGATCCTTCAAGTTTCCCGACCAGTATTCGCCAATGACAAATAGATCCTTGTTAGCCGTCTTGCGGACATGCTCGATAAACTCCTTCTGGAAGCCAGCAGAAAAATGCTTGGCGGCGTCCAATCGCATGCCACTCAGAGACAGTTCATTCGTTATCCAGGTACCCCAATTGAGAACATCTTCCCGAACCTCTGGATTAGAGTAGTCCAGATTTGCGAACATCAAATAATCGTAATTGCCATTGTCCTTGCCCACATCCTGTGCCCAATCCTTGCCTGGCGCATGAATCTTGAAGATGGCATTTTCTCTGCGCGATTCGTCCCAGTCCACACCATTGAAATGTTGCCAATTATATTTCATCGAGCTGTACTGGTCGCCGCGGCCAGCGAAGTCGAACCCGACCCAACCCTCAATTTCAGTGGGCTTGGATATCTCGACATTGCGTCCTATGAGAACAAGAACCTTGAATCAACAAATGATCCGAGACTagagagaagatggaagaaaatgaaaatgaaaggTCATACGATTAGGATCTACTTTAACAGCCTGGAACCGTTCGGGATAATCCGCCCCGGCTTTATGATTGAGCACCGCATCCCAGTAAACGCCAACGCCCAGCGACTTTGCTTCTTCCACGAGGTCTTCGAGCTCCCTCCGAGAGCCCCATTTGGTGGTTCGTGATCCTTTCTGATCGAACTCGCCTAGATCATACAGGTCATATATATCGTAACCATTGCCGGAGGAGTTCATGGCTTTGCAGCCTGGGGGAATCCAGATATTATCGATCCCGATCTCTTTCAACCCCGGGAGAGCATGTTGCAGTCGTCGCCAGTGACATGTATCGTCTGGTACGTGCCATTCAAATGCTTCTAGAAGCAGAGTGTTATCGGGAGCATTCCACGATGGGCGTGATTCCAGATCCCTAGCTGCTTCTGCTTGTATACAAAGCGCATTAGAATACGTAAACAATCATATGAAGTATATAGTGGGGGAGCTAaccctcaatctccttccattgctgctgttgctgctgtccctttctcctcttcggaAAACAGCGGGAGAAAAAGGACACCATGCTGATATCCGACAATAGGGTGTCTCCAGATCACAACCGAGTGCTAAATTCAGAAATCAATGCTGTGAAAGCGCCGAGTCgtatatagattagtatgAGATCGTCAGCCATGTCATATGTAAGGACTGTTGGGCAGAGATTAGTCTAGTGGAGTCGTGGCCTATCGTTGAGTGGGTCTGTTCACTATTTTTACCGGCGCCACTGGGTTTCAATTGCTGTTGTTTGTCTCACTGCTGTCttgcttttttttgttctttttccttccatttttatttatttatttatttattttatttttttttgtgctTTTTCTTATCGCGGTTTTTCCCTTCgtccttcatttttcttttcctaaCCCTAAGTCGGAAGTTCTCCCGACACAACCCCGAACCTCTGGTAAAGCTGACTTGGTTGACCTTGCGTCATAACCATGTATTgtatactcttttttttgggtAGATTTTATAggtaaaatattatttccaGAGATATCTtgaaattttctttataGGTGTAGTATATGtagagattttaatattctttttaacGTTATTGGATGTCTCACgtgaataaatatataactcGGCTAAGTTACAGTACCAAATTTCTATAAACATATGCAGCtgtgaagaaaaaaaaaaaaaaaaaaaaagaccgtAGTAACAAACCATTCATATATATTCT contains the following coding sequences:
- a CDS encoding Ser-Thr-rich glycosyl-phosphatidyl-inositol-anchored membrane family-domain-containing protein; its protein translation is MRLSYAISLLPLAASVGALQVTSPKKGEDVDLSKSFTVKWDAVDTDPSSFDLYIVNNAVYPSVEQKIASDVDSSKGSYDVSGLSDLTNGKGYQINFLSNSAKNSGILAQSQQFNVEGSSESTSTASASESKTTTAATGTSTATTGTASSTKTSSTETTETASSSTGLTTITSTASQTSTGVSTNTLSTTVSSSARASASASASANSTSSGSTPVSTGAGVSLAAPVSAAAGLLMGVLALNL
- a CDS encoding alpha-amylase is translated as MVSFFSRCFPKRRKGQQQQQQWKEIEEAARDLESRPSWNAPDNTLLLEAFEWHVPDDTCHWRRLQHALPGLKEIGIDNIWIPPGCKAMNSSGNGYDIYDLYDLGEFDQKGSRTTKWGSRRELEDLVEEAKSLGVGVYWDAVLNHKAGADYPERFQAVKVDPNRRNVEISKPTEIEGWVGFDFAGRGDQYSSMKYNWQHFNGVDWDESRRENAIFKIHAPGKDWAQDVGKDNGNYDYLMFANLDYSNPEVREDVLNWGTWITNELSLSGMRLDAAKHFSAGFQKEFIEHVRKTANKDLFVIGEYWSGNLKDLLGYLQQLDHSVTAVDVPLVVNLCRTSYTKGGDLRKIFKGTLVQSKPENALTFVSNHDTVPGQMLENPVAQYFKPLAYALVLLRKDGHPCVFYGDLYGTLGDKPLKRACKGKLPILTRARKLYAYGEQQDYFDQANCIGFVRYGNARHPSGMACIMSNGAAAEKRMYVGPKHANEQWTDIMQSHESVVTIDASGYGVFPVNGMSVSVWVNSAAPDRDILHQPFDDKIYE